The following coding sequences lie in one Lysobacter capsici genomic window:
- the rodA gene encoding rod shape-determining protein RodA: protein MKVILRYLWDMTQRFTRTLDLMMLAALLALMAIGLAVLYSAGEHSMRMVLAQGSRFVIGLAAMWGLSRMSMPQLRNWTPVIYAVSMIPLLLVLVVGTGKHGRHWIDLKVFYFQPAELLKLSLPMMVAWYLNRQALPPKFFNVIVAAVLIGVPTVLILLQPDFGTAMLVGISGAFALYLAGLSWWWFAAAFGGVSAIAPVAWFWLLRPYQKDRILTFLNPETDPLGTGWNIIQSKIAIGAGGMTGKGWLQGSQSHLNYLPEHTTDFIFAVLSEEFGWVGVITVLGLYLFVVGRCLWIAADARDGYSRLIAGALGLAFFVYVIVNGGMISGLLPVVGVPMPLLSYGGTSAVSLLAGLGVVMAVRAHKPVHGGR from the coding sequence GTGAAAGTGATCCTGCGCTACCTGTGGGACATGACCCAGCGGTTCACCCGCACGCTGGACCTGATGATGCTCGCCGCGTTGCTGGCGCTGATGGCGATCGGCCTGGCGGTGCTGTACAGCGCCGGCGAACACTCCATGCGCATGGTGCTCGCGCAGGGCTCGCGCTTCGTCATCGGCCTGGCCGCGATGTGGGGCCTGTCGCGCATGTCGATGCCGCAACTGCGCAACTGGACGCCGGTGATCTACGCCGTGTCGATGATCCCGCTGCTGCTGGTGCTGGTGGTCGGCACCGGCAAGCACGGCCGCCACTGGATCGACCTGAAGGTCTTCTACTTCCAGCCGGCCGAACTGCTCAAACTGAGCCTGCCGATGATGGTGGCGTGGTACCTCAACCGGCAGGCGCTGCCGCCGAAATTCTTCAACGTGATCGTCGCCGCCGTGCTGATCGGCGTGCCGACCGTGCTGATCCTGCTGCAACCCGACTTCGGCACCGCGATGCTGGTCGGCATCAGCGGCGCGTTCGCGTTGTACCTCGCCGGCCTGTCGTGGTGGTGGTTCGCCGCCGCCTTCGGTGGCGTCTCCGCGATCGCGCCGGTCGCCTGGTTCTGGCTGCTGCGCCCGTACCAGAAAGACCGCATCCTGACCTTCCTCAACCCCGAAACCGACCCGCTGGGCACCGGCTGGAACATCATCCAGTCCAAGATCGCGATCGGCGCCGGCGGCATGACCGGCAAAGGCTGGCTGCAAGGCTCGCAGTCGCACCTCAACTACCTGCCCGAACACACCACCGACTTCATCTTCGCCGTGCTCAGCGAAGAATTCGGCTGGGTCGGCGTGATCACCGTGCTGGGCCTGTACCTGTTCGTCGTAGGCCGCTGCCTGTGGATCGCCGCCGACGCGCGCGACGGCTACTCGCGCCTGATCGCCGGCGCCTTGGGCCTGGCGTTCTTCGTCTACGTCATCGTCAACGGCGGCATGATTTCCGGCCTGCTGCCGGTGGTCGGCGTGCCGATGCCGCTGCTGAGCTACGGCGGCACCTCGGCCGTATCGCTGCTCGCGGGACTAGGCGTGGTCATGGCCGTACGCGCCCACAAACCCGTACACGGCGGGCGCTAA